In Jatrophihabitans endophyticus, one DNA window encodes the following:
- the lepB gene encoding signal peptidase I, whose product MTDDAELRARIEARVAARRAESAGVPDTPAGRRPQPGPARAADVEVSPSDGSVDGAATDRAATDTATGPDDTTSADGAGRGARPRPRPEPPTSVAADVPDTELAPRDPGPDLSRFLAATEPQPGDDERAPRRRFRRAAGGGPNRDGNGDTANDTANDTANDTANDTANAGGADSGAEGEDASARGRRGSPWRRLGGVVGRHGRRIVRYAIVIGVLVLVVASLRAFVVSPYYIPSPSMEPTLHGCDGCNDDRILVDKVSYRFEDPKQGDIVVFNRPAAADVPENVLVKRVVAVGGDTVRLRDGRVYLNGSRRPLAESYVDAKCGSRPTRATDGRSSWRVPVDDVFVMGDNRCDSTDSRSFGPIEKDSIIGRAWLIIWPLSRFGSI is encoded by the coding sequence GTGACCGACGACGCCGAGCTGCGCGCGCGTATCGAGGCACGGGTCGCGGCCCGTCGGGCGGAGTCGGCCGGGGTGCCGGACACACCGGCCGGCCGGCGACCGCAGCCCGGGCCGGCCCGCGCCGCCGACGTCGAGGTCAGCCCGTCCGACGGATCGGTGGACGGCGCCGCCACCGACCGCGCGGCGACCGACACCGCCACCGGCCCCGACGACACGACGAGCGCCGACGGGGCCGGCCGCGGCGCGCGCCCGCGACCGCGTCCCGAACCGCCGACGTCGGTCGCCGCCGACGTACCGGACACCGAGCTGGCGCCGCGCGACCCCGGCCCGGACCTGTCGCGCTTCCTCGCGGCCACCGAGCCGCAGCCCGGCGACGACGAGCGGGCGCCGCGGCGCCGGTTCCGCCGGGCCGCCGGCGGCGGCCCGAACCGCGACGGGAACGGCGACACCGCGAACGACACCGCGAACGACACCGCGAACGACACCGCGAACGACACCGCGAACGCCGGCGGTGCCGACAGCGGCGCCGAGGGCGAGGACGCGTCCGCGCGCGGTCGGCGCGGCTCGCCGTGGCGGCGGCTGGGCGGCGTGGTCGGCCGGCACGGTCGCCGCATCGTGCGGTACGCGATCGTGATCGGCGTCCTCGTGCTCGTCGTGGCGTCGTTGCGCGCCTTCGTCGTCTCGCCGTACTACATCCCGTCCCCGTCGATGGAGCCCACGCTGCACGGCTGCGACGGCTGCAACGACGACCGCATCCTCGTCGACAAGGTCAGTTACCGCTTCGAGGACCCCAAGCAGGGCGACATCGTCGTGTTCAACCGACCGGCCGCCGCGGACGTGCCGGAGAACGTGCTCGTCAAGCGCGTCGTCGCGGTCGGGGGCGACACCGTCCGCCTCCGCGACGGCCGGGTCTACCTCAACGGCTCGCGCCGGCCGTTGGCGGAGTCCTACGTCGACGCCAAGTGCGGCTCGCGCCCCACCCGGGCGACGGACGGCCGGTCGAGCTGGCGCGTCCCCGTCGACGACGTCTTCGTCATGGGCGACAACCGCTGCGACTCGACCGACAGCCGCAGCTTCGGGCCGATCGAGAAGGACTCGATCATCGGCCGGGCGTGGCTCATCATCTGGCCGTTGAGCCGCTTCGGCTCGATCTGA
- a CDS encoding putative bifunctional diguanylate cyclase/phosphodiesterase → MTAELLVGANCVLAGITAFSALACAGIWAFTRPQRDFLWCALLAFVTTATLLAGAVVLARPTSVDLGTSLYVRYLLCSTTALVTVVTASRLLPGLPVRLMRGLAAAVVGCAVTVTLLWWPAGLVVRSSPTAADWPRYGALGWSTAVCAVAPVVVCALVCSVTSGWVRRLSALGGVAVIGCAVLPFLADRPDYREWTTTLDVLPGGAAILVVAARALLGTARARETLVRRQAVLVRVSQAAVTEAVDTLSRRVERELRAELHRDGVVVLVSGLDRLRVSPAAVLPSVRVQGRRQRVVARGLGPLSASTRQFVESLLRVVAAAADRASVDAEFAHRAGHDDVTGLPNLAVLRSRIEDRLCTDSASVLLAVCRLDGLGRIAAVDGPDRMHEAVATAARALRSIRRPGTTIARVDGEAFAVLEVMPGADPDGYLVARLAEIRRSAETGVAGWGGARVGAVVARPGAGAESMIKDAFAAVERAADNDGVAVFDEQLARQLRARAALTCDLLHAVERDEIEVRYQQVVVPRTRTRVSAEALARWRHRDTVMPPSLWIPIAERSGIIHDVGRHVLGVALRDQPRLQVPVAVNVSPLELTDPRFVPDVLAALGDLPPRRLTLEITESAVMADLDRCVAVLEELRARGIRIALDDFGSSYSSLGVLVDLPVDVLKLDRSFVSRIDQARGAAVVEATVALGRALGKPIVAEGVETEAQLARLVALGVDRVQGFLVGRPTTADRFNGERACPRPRAADTG, encoded by the coding sequence ATGACGGCAGAGCTGTTGGTCGGCGCGAACTGCGTCCTGGCCGGCATCACCGCGTTCAGCGCGCTGGCCTGCGCCGGCATCTGGGCCTTCACCCGTCCTCAGCGCGACTTCCTGTGGTGCGCCCTGCTCGCCTTCGTGACCACCGCGACGCTGCTGGCCGGCGCGGTCGTGCTGGCGCGGCCCACGAGCGTCGATCTCGGGACGAGCCTGTACGTCCGCTACCTGCTCTGCTCGACGACGGCGCTCGTCACCGTCGTCACCGCGTCCCGGCTGCTGCCCGGACTTCCCGTGCGGCTGATGCGCGGGCTCGCGGCCGCGGTCGTCGGCTGTGCCGTGACGGTGACGCTGCTGTGGTGGCCGGCGGGCCTCGTGGTGCGCTCGTCGCCCACTGCTGCCGACTGGCCCCGCTACGGCGCGCTCGGGTGGAGCACGGCGGTGTGCGCCGTCGCACCCGTCGTCGTCTGCGCTCTCGTCTGCTCCGTCACGAGCGGGTGGGTGCGCCGGCTCAGCGCCCTCGGCGGGGTCGCCGTCATCGGCTGCGCCGTCCTGCCCTTCCTCGCCGACCGACCGGACTACCGGGAGTGGACGACGACGCTCGACGTGCTGCCCGGCGGCGCCGCGATCCTGGTCGTGGCGGCCCGGGCGCTGCTCGGCACCGCGCGGGCACGCGAGACCCTGGTCCGGCGGCAGGCGGTGCTCGTGCGGGTGAGCCAGGCCGCCGTGACCGAGGCCGTCGACACCCTGAGCCGCCGGGTCGAGCGGGAGTTGCGCGCGGAGTTGCACCGCGACGGGGTCGTCGTCCTCGTCTCCGGTCTCGACCGGCTCCGGGTGTCACCGGCGGCGGTGCTGCCCTCGGTGCGGGTGCAGGGTCGGCGGCAGCGCGTCGTGGCCCGCGGCCTGGGGCCGTTGTCGGCGTCTACTCGGCAGTTCGTCGAGTCGCTGCTGCGCGTCGTCGCCGCCGCAGCCGACCGCGCGAGCGTGGACGCCGAGTTCGCGCATCGCGCCGGGCACGACGACGTGACCGGACTGCCGAACCTCGCCGTGCTGCGCAGCCGGATCGAGGACCGGCTGTGCACCGACTCGGCGAGCGTGCTGCTCGCCGTCTGCCGGCTCGACGGGCTCGGCCGCATCGCCGCGGTCGACGGCCCCGACCGCATGCACGAGGCCGTGGCGACGGCCGCGCGGGCGCTGCGTTCGATCCGCCGGCCGGGGACGACGATCGCCCGGGTCGACGGCGAGGCCTTCGCGGTCCTCGAGGTCATGCCCGGTGCCGACCCCGACGGCTACCTCGTCGCCCGGCTGGCCGAGATCCGCCGTAGCGCCGAGACCGGGGTCGCGGGCTGGGGCGGCGCCCGCGTCGGCGCGGTCGTGGCACGGCCGGGCGCCGGTGCGGAGTCGATGATCAAGGACGCCTTCGCCGCGGTCGAGCGTGCGGCCGACAACGACGGCGTCGCCGTCTTCGACGAGCAGCTGGCCCGGCAGCTGCGGGCCCGTGCCGCGCTCACCTGCGACCTCCTGCACGCCGTCGAGCGTGACGAGATCGAGGTCCGGTACCAACAGGTCGTGGTGCCGCGCACGCGCACGCGCGTCTCGGCCGAGGCGCTCGCCCGATGGCGTCACCGTGACACCGTGATGCCGCCGTCGCTGTGGATCCCGATCGCCGAGCGCTCGGGCATCATCCACGACGTCGGCCGCCACGTGCTCGGCGTCGCGCTGCGCGACCAGCCCCGGCTGCAGGTCCCGGTCGCGGTCAACGTCTCGCCGCTGGAGCTCACCGACCCGCGCTTCGTCCCCGACGTGCTCGCCGCGCTCGGCGACCTGCCGCCACGTCGACTCACCCTCGAGATCACCGAGAGCGCGGTGATGGCCGATCTCGACCGGTGCGTCGCCGTGCTGGAGGAGTTGCGCGCCCGCGGCATCCGGATCGCGCTGGACGACTTCGGCAGCTCCTACAGCTCGCTCGGCGTGCTCGTCGACCTGCCCGTGGACGTCCTGAAGCTGGACCGTTCGTTCGTGAGCCGCATCGACCAGGCGCGGGGCGCCGCCGTGGTCGAGGCGACGGTCGCGCTGGGCCGGGCGCTGGGCAAGCCGATCGTCGCGGAGGGCGTCGAGACCGAGGCCCAGCTCGCCCGGCTCGTCGCCCTGGGCGTCGATCGGGTGCAGGGGTTCCTGGTCGGCCGGCCGACGACCGCAGACCGCTTCAACGGCGAGCGGGCGTGCCCGCGCCCCCGGGCGGCCGACACCGGCTGA
- a CDS encoding HAD family hydrolase: protein MPEVPDRGPARPAAVLFDMDGTLLDSEKIWDVALHELARELGGTLSRAAREAMVGSSMGRSVALLHEDLGVEADPARSADFLSTRTTELFRTDLEWRPGARELLADVHAAGVPAALVTSTHRALTEIALDTLGRGFFTATVCGDEVARPKPAGDPYLRAAELLGVGVTGCVAIEDSPLGVTSAEAAGCVVLAVPSEVPIAPAPGRAVRDSLVGLSVADLAALPPA from the coding sequence CTGCCTGAGGTGCCCGACCGCGGCCCCGCCCGACCGGCCGCCGTCCTGTTCGACATGGACGGCACGCTGCTGGACTCGGAGAAGATCTGGGACGTCGCCCTGCACGAGCTCGCCCGCGAGCTGGGCGGGACGCTGTCGCGCGCGGCCCGCGAGGCGATGGTCGGCTCGAGCATGGGGCGGTCCGTGGCGCTGCTGCACGAGGATCTCGGCGTCGAGGCCGACCCGGCCCGGAGCGCGGACTTCCTCTCGACCCGCACCACCGAGCTGTTCCGCACCGACCTCGAGTGGCGGCCCGGGGCGCGCGAGCTGCTCGCCGACGTGCATGCCGCGGGCGTCCCGGCGGCCCTCGTCACCTCCACGCACCGCGCGCTCACCGAGATCGCCCTGGACACCCTCGGCCGCGGGTTCTTCACCGCCACGGTCTGCGGGGACGAGGTGGCGCGACCGAAACCGGCGGGCGACCCCTACCTGCGCGCGGCGGAGCTGCTCGGTGTCGGGGTCACCGGGTGCGTCGCGATCGAGGACTCCCCACTCGGCGTGACCTCGGCCGAGGCGGCCGGGTGCGTCGTCCTGGCTGTCCCGAGCGAGGTGCCGATCGCCCCCGCGCCGGGGCGGGCCGTCCGCGACTCGCTGGTGGGGCTGTCCGTCGCCGACCTCGCGGCGCTGCCACCGGCCTGA
- a CDS encoding site-2 protease family protein — protein sequence MSSQPPARRSASMLTLGRVRGVPVVVSPSWTLVALLLTVVYGPLVDDAVADVDGAGAYAAAFAFSLLFAGCVLAHELGHTVISTALGYPVRRVVLLVLGGVSEIDGEPTRPRHELAIAASGPLVSLVIAAAGLGAHLATPAGSLASVLFALLAWTNLALAVFNLLPGLPLDGGHIVRAVVWACGASAVTSTRIAAWCGRVLAVLVAGTGLLALRGQAGTGSSLLVLFLAVYLWASATQTLRLADVRRTLPTVSVAALLRPGVLVPEHASVAEALRRVHDVGARGVVLTDAAQRPVAVVEERLVSAVAPERQAWTPARDVARPLTAATTLRPDVHRGHDGEAGGGLDATTVFEHMQRHPAPEYLVLTDAGEPAGIIATVDFARALNQRLRTGGRR from the coding sequence GTGAGCTCGCAGCCGCCCGCGCGGCGCTCGGCATCGATGCTGACGCTCGGCCGGGTACGCGGCGTGCCGGTGGTCGTCTCGCCGTCCTGGACGCTCGTGGCCCTGCTGCTCACGGTCGTGTACGGACCGCTGGTCGACGACGCGGTCGCCGACGTCGACGGTGCCGGCGCCTACGCCGCCGCCTTCGCGTTCAGCCTGCTGTTCGCCGGCTGTGTGCTGGCCCACGAGCTGGGTCACACCGTCATCAGCACCGCCCTGGGCTACCCGGTCCGCCGGGTGGTGCTGCTCGTCCTGGGCGGCGTCTCCGAGATCGACGGGGAGCCGACGCGCCCGCGCCACGAGCTGGCGATCGCGGCGTCGGGCCCGCTGGTGTCGCTCGTCATCGCCGCCGCGGGGTTAGGTGCGCACCTCGCGACCCCGGCGGGGTCGCTCGCGAGCGTGCTCTTCGCGCTCCTGGCGTGGACGAACCTCGCGCTCGCGGTGTTCAACCTGCTGCCCGGCCTGCCCCTCGACGGCGGCCACATCGTGCGCGCCGTGGTGTGGGCGTGCGGGGCGTCCGCGGTGACGAGCACGCGGATCGCCGCGTGGTGCGGACGGGTGCTGGCGGTGCTGGTGGCCGGTACCGGCCTGCTCGCGCTGCGCGGGCAGGCCGGTACCGGCAGCTCGCTGCTCGTGCTGTTCCTGGCCGTCTACCTGTGGGCGAGCGCGACGCAGACGCTGCGGCTGGCCGACGTCCGGCGCACCCTGCCCACCGTCAGCGTCGCGGCGCTGCTGCGCCCGGGTGTGCTCGTGCCCGAGCACGCCTCCGTGGCCGAGGCGCTGCGCCGCGTGCACGACGTCGGCGCGCGCGGCGTGGTCCTCACCGACGCCGCCCAGCGGCCGGTCGCCGTCGTCGAGGAGCGGCTCGTGTCGGCCGTCGCCCCCGAGCGGCAGGCATGGACGCCGGCGCGCGACGTCGCGCGGCCGCTGACCGCGGCCACGACGCTGCGCCCGGACGTCCACCGCGGGCATGACGGCGAGGCCGGCGGCGGCCTGGACGCCACCACCGTGTTCGAGCACATGCAGCGACATCCGGCACCGGAGTACCTGGTGCTGACCGACGCCGGCGAGCCGGCAGGCATCATCGCCACCGTGGACTTCGCACGAGCACTGAACCAGCGCCTTCGTACCGGCGGCCGCCGATGA
- a CDS encoding STAS domain-containing protein: protein MDLVVASELDARRAVLLATGSIDIASRDRLADAAAEALRSGATDVVVDLSAVSFIDSTGVGTLVGIAEAVSDIDGSFHVREPSRPVARILEVSGLADEWREGPAA, encoded by the coding sequence ATGGATCTCGTCGTCGCCTCGGAGCTCGACGCCCGGCGCGCGGTGCTGCTCGCCACCGGCTCGATCGACATCGCCAGCCGGGACCGGCTCGCCGACGCCGCGGCCGAGGCGCTGCGCTCGGGCGCGACCGACGTCGTGGTCGACCTCTCGGCGGTGTCGTTCATCGACTCGACGGGCGTCGGCACGCTCGTCGGCATCGCCGAGGCCGTCAGCGACATCGACGGCAGCTTCCACGTCCGCGAACCCTCCCGCCCGGTCGCCCGCATCCTGGAGGTCTCCGGGCTCGCCGACGAGTGGCGCGAGGGCCCGGCTGCCTGA
- a CDS encoding PGPGW domain-containing protein — MASTASAALKRVALEGLGWLLVVGGIVALVLPGPGLLAIVAGLALLSQQYDWARRRLEPAKQRALQAAADGVSTWPRILMSATGAAFLVALGVLWGLKPDVPGWWPLADSWWLPGGWGTGASLIVSGLVAAALIVYSYRNFREIKATDPTP, encoded by the coding sequence ATGGCATCGACCGCGTCGGCGGCCCTGAAGCGGGTCGCACTCGAAGGGCTCGGCTGGCTTCTCGTCGTCGGCGGCATCGTCGCCCTGGTCCTGCCGGGGCCCGGGCTGCTCGCGATCGTCGCCGGGCTGGCCCTGCTCTCGCAGCAGTACGACTGGGCGCGGCGGCGCCTGGAACCGGCCAAGCAGCGGGCGCTGCAGGCCGCCGCCGACGGTGTCTCGACCTGGCCTCGCATCCTCATGTCCGCCACCGGGGCAGCGTTCCTCGTGGCCCTGGGCGTGCTGTGGGGCCTCAAGCCCGACGTGCCGGGCTGGTGGCCGCTGGCGGACTCCTGGTGGCTACCCGGCGGCTGGGGGACGGGCGCGTCGCTGATCGTGTCCGGGCTCGTCGCCGCCGCGCTCATCGTGTACAGCTACCGCAACTTCCGCGAGATCAAGGCCACCGATCCGACGCCGTGA
- a CDS encoding tRNA (adenine-N1)-methyltransferase → MSAAPGSGPFAVGERVQLSDPKGRLHTVTLEAGKQFHTHRGAIEHDALIGAPEGSVVGSTAGTQYLALRPLLSDFVLSMPRGAAVIYPKDAAQIVAMGDIAPGAAVLEAGAGSGALTCSLLRSVGPTGTVLSYEVRDDHADVAVRNVETFFGEQPANWTLRRGPVEGDVTGHPADEQVDRVILDMLSPWEVLPAVVPALRPGGVLVGYVATTTQLSRLVEALRAFGGFTEPYAWESLVRGWHVVDLAVRPDHRMIGHTAFLVTARRLAPGVVAPTRQRRPTATR, encoded by the coding sequence ATGAGCGCCGCCCCGGGCTCCGGGCCCTTCGCGGTGGGGGAGCGGGTGCAGCTCAGCGACCCCAAGGGACGGCTGCACACCGTCACCCTCGAAGCCGGCAAGCAGTTCCACACGCATCGCGGCGCGATCGAGCACGATGCGTTGATCGGCGCGCCCGAGGGCAGCGTGGTCGGCTCGACAGCGGGGACGCAGTACCTGGCGCTGCGGCCGCTGCTCAGCGACTTCGTCCTCTCGATGCCCCGCGGCGCCGCCGTGATCTACCCCAAGGACGCCGCCCAGATCGTCGCGATGGGCGACATCGCCCCGGGCGCGGCCGTGCTCGAGGCGGGCGCGGGGTCCGGTGCGCTGACCTGCTCCCTGCTGCGCTCCGTCGGGCCGACCGGCACGGTGCTGTCCTACGAGGTGCGCGACGACCACGCCGACGTGGCCGTCCGCAACGTCGAGACGTTCTTCGGCGAGCAGCCGGCGAACTGGACGCTGCGCCGCGGCCCCGTCGAGGGAGACGTGACCGGGCACCCGGCCGACGAGCAGGTCGACCGGGTGATCCTGGACATGCTCAGCCCCTGGGAGGTGCTGCCCGCCGTGGTGCCGGCGCTCCGCCCGGGCGGGGTGCTCGTCGGCTACGTCGCGACGACGACGCAGCTCTCGCGGCTGGTGGAGGCGCTGCGCGCCTTCGGCGGCTTCACCGAGCCCTACGCGTGGGAGAGCCTCGTGCGTGGCTGGCACGTCGTCGATCTCGCCGTGCGGCCGGATCACCGCATGATCGGGCACACCGCGTTCCTCGTCACCGCCCGCCGGCTGGCACCGGGCGTGGTGGCACCGACCCGGCAGCGCCGCCCCACCGCGACCCGTTAG
- the metH gene encoding methionine synthase, protein MPDTADHRPDATDDLSAALRRRILVLDGAMGTAIQRDRPDEAGYRGERFADWPSDVQGNNDLLSITQPQIIRDIHLEYLEAGADIIETNTFNAQVISLADYGMQELAYELNVASARLAREAADELTSRTPDKPRWVAGAIGPLNRTGSISPDVNDPGARNIDFDTMVAAYHEQAQGLVDGGVDIIMIETIFDTLNCKAAIFAVETLFEEQGRRWPVIISGTITDASGRTLTGQVTEAFWNSVRHVRPLMVGLNCSLGGKELRPYVAELSRIADTFVHAYPNAGLPNAFGEYDEEPDDTAGTIQEFAEAGLINMAGGCCGTTPAHIASIAHHVEGKDPRTPATVGPALRLSGLEPLTVDDDSLFVNVGERTNITGSARFRNLIRDGDYNTALSVARQQVENGAQVIDVNMDEGMIDGVAAMQRFLRLVGSEPDICRVPVMVDSSKWEVIEEGLKNVQGKSIVNSISLKEGKEPFVEHARLCRKYGAAVVVMAFDEDGQADNLQRRKDICKRAYDVLVDEVGFPAEDIIFDPNVFAVATGIEEHASYGLDFIEGARWIKQNLPGAKISGGISNVSFSFRGNNAVREAIHAVFLFHAIKAGLTMGIVNAGALVVYDQVDEKLRERIEDVVLNRRDDAAERLLEVAGEYAGSGQQREVASEEWRSLPLGERITHALVKGIDQHVEDDTEALRQEIADRGGRPLEVIEGPLMDGMNVVGDLFGAGKMFLPQVVKSARVMKKAVAYLIPFIEDEKSPDDQGRSNGTVVMATVKGDVHDIGKNIVGVVLQCNNYDVIDLGVMVPAQKILDAAKEHDADIIGLSGLITPSLDEMVNFAAEMERQGFDIPLLIGGATTSRAHTAVKVDKRYHGPVVWVKDASRSVPVVASLLSAERRTTLLDDLKADYDSLRERHESRQNQKVILPIDTVREDRTPIEWDGYRPTRPHLITQQTRDMHTDDYHPSGTPTQYVKTFKSYDLGELRKYIDWQPFFNAWEMKGKYPDILNNPTTGETARKLWDDAQAMLDRIVEERWLTAAGVIGLFPANSVDFDSVEVYRDEKRGEVLATLHMLRQQTEHREGVPHRSLADFVAPAATGIKDYVGAFAVTAGLGSGEKITEFKESLDDYSAILLESLADRLAEAFAERMHERVRHEFWGYAPDEKLDSEELIRERYQGIRPAPGYPACPEHTEKRTLWQLLDVEANTGIQLTDSMAMWPGASVSGWYFSHPQSQYFVLGRIGRDQVEDYAKRKGWTVAEAERWLSPNLGYRTDDE, encoded by the coding sequence TTGCCGGACACCGCCGACCACCGTCCCGACGCCACCGACGACCTGAGCGCAGCCCTGCGCCGGCGCATCCTGGTGCTCGACGGCGCGATGGGCACGGCGATCCAGCGCGACCGCCCCGACGAGGCCGGCTACCGCGGCGAGCGGTTCGCCGACTGGCCGTCCGACGTCCAGGGCAACAACGACCTGCTCTCGATCACCCAGCCGCAGATCATCCGCGACATCCACCTCGAGTACCTCGAGGCCGGCGCCGACATCATCGAGACCAACACCTTCAACGCCCAGGTGATCTCGCTCGCCGACTACGGCATGCAGGAGCTCGCCTACGAGCTGAACGTCGCGTCCGCGCGGCTCGCGCGCGAGGCGGCCGACGAGCTGACGTCGCGAACGCCGGACAAGCCGCGCTGGGTCGCCGGGGCCATCGGCCCACTGAACCGCACCGGCTCCATCTCGCCCGACGTCAACGACCCGGGTGCGCGCAACATCGATTTCGACACGATGGTCGCCGCCTACCACGAGCAGGCCCAGGGCCTCGTCGACGGCGGCGTCGACATCATCATGATCGAGACGATCTTCGACACGCTGAACTGCAAGGCGGCGATCTTCGCCGTCGAGACGCTGTTCGAGGAGCAGGGCCGCCGCTGGCCGGTGATCATCTCCGGCACGATCACCGACGCGTCGGGGCGCACGCTGACCGGCCAGGTCACCGAGGCGTTCTGGAACTCGGTGCGCCACGTCCGGCCGCTCATGGTCGGCCTCAACTGCTCCCTCGGCGGCAAGGAGCTGCGTCCCTACGTGGCCGAGCTGTCGCGCATCGCCGACACCTTCGTCCACGCGTACCCGAACGCCGGACTGCCCAACGCCTTCGGCGAGTACGACGAGGAGCCCGACGACACCGCCGGGACGATCCAGGAGTTCGCCGAGGCCGGCCTGATCAACATGGCCGGCGGCTGCTGCGGCACCACGCCGGCCCACATCGCCTCGATCGCACACCACGTCGAGGGCAAGGACCCGCGCACGCCGGCGACGGTCGGCCCTGCGCTGCGGCTGTCCGGCCTCGAGCCGCTCACCGTCGACGACGACTCGCTGTTCGTCAACGTCGGCGAGCGCACCAACATCACCGGTTCGGCGCGCTTCCGCAACCTCATCCGCGACGGCGACTACAACACCGCGCTGTCGGTCGCGCGGCAGCAGGTCGAGAACGGCGCGCAGGTGATCGACGTCAACATGGACGAGGGCATGATCGACGGCGTCGCCGCGATGCAGCGCTTCCTGCGTCTCGTCGGCAGCGAGCCCGACATCTGCCGCGTCCCGGTGATGGTCGACTCCTCGAAGTGGGAGGTCATCGAGGAGGGGCTGAAGAACGTCCAGGGCAAGTCGATCGTCAACTCGATCTCGCTCAAGGAGGGCAAGGAGCCGTTCGTCGAGCACGCTCGGCTGTGCCGCAAGTACGGCGCCGCCGTCGTGGTCATGGCCTTCGACGAGGACGGCCAGGCCGACAACCTGCAGCGCCGCAAGGACATCTGCAAGCGCGCCTACGACGTCCTCGTCGACGAGGTCGGCTTCCCGGCCGAGGACATCATCTTCGACCCCAACGTCTTCGCGGTGGCGACCGGCATCGAGGAGCATGCGAGCTACGGCCTGGACTTCATCGAGGGCGCCCGCTGGATCAAGCAGAACCTGCCCGGCGCGAAGATCTCCGGGGGCATCTCCAACGTCTCGTTCTCCTTCCGCGGCAACAACGCGGTGCGCGAGGCCATCCACGCCGTGTTCCTGTTCCACGCGATCAAGGCAGGGCTGACGATGGGCATCGTCAACGCCGGTGCCCTCGTCGTCTACGACCAGGTGGACGAGAAGCTGCGCGAGCGGATCGAGGACGTCGTCCTCAACCGTCGCGACGACGCCGCCGAACGACTGCTCGAGGTCGCCGGCGAGTACGCCGGCTCCGGCCAGCAGCGCGAGGTGGCCAGCGAGGAGTGGCGCAGCCTGCCGCTGGGCGAGCGCATCACGCACGCACTGGTCAAGGGCATCGACCAGCACGTCGAGGACGACACCGAGGCGCTGCGGCAGGAGATCGCCGACCGCGGCGGCCGGCCGCTCGAGGTCATCGAGGGCCCGCTGATGGACGGCATGAACGTCGTCGGCGACCTGTTCGGTGCCGGCAAGATGTTCCTGCCGCAGGTCGTGAAGTCCGCGCGGGTGATGAAGAAGGCCGTCGCCTACCTCATCCCGTTCATCGAGGACGAGAAGTCGCCCGACGACCAGGGCCGCAGCAACGGCACGGTGGTCATGGCGACGGTCAAGGGCGACGTCCACGACATCGGCAAGAACATCGTCGGCGTCGTCCTGCAGTGCAACAACTACGACGTGATCGACCTCGGCGTCATGGTGCCGGCGCAGAAGATCCTCGACGCCGCGAAGGAGCACGACGCCGACATCATCGGCCTCTCCGGGCTCATCACCCCGTCGCTGGACGAGATGGTCAACTTCGCCGCCGAGATGGAGCGGCAGGGCTTCGACATCCCGCTGCTGATCGGTGGCGCCACGACCTCGCGCGCCCACACCGCGGTGAAGGTCGACAAGCGCTACCACGGCCCGGTCGTCTGGGTGAAGGACGCGTCGCGCTCGGTGCCGGTCGTGGCCTCGCTGCTGTCCGCCGAGCGCCGCACCACGCTGCTCGACGACCTCAAGGCCGACTACGACTCGCTGCGCGAGCGGCACGAGTCGCGGCAGAACCAGAAGGTCATCCTGCCCATCGACACGGTCCGCGAGGACCGCACGCCGATCGAGTGGGACGGCTACCGGCCGACGCGCCCGCACCTCATCACGCAGCAGACACGGGACATGCACACCGATGACTACCACCCGTCGGGCACACCCACGCAGTACGTCAAGACCTTCAAGAGCTACGACCTGGGCGAGCTGCGCAAGTACATCGACTGGCAGCCGTTCTTCAACGCGTGGGAGATGAAGGGCAAGTACCCCGACATCCTCAACAACCCGACCACCGGTGAGACCGCGCGCAAGCTGTGGGACGACGCGCAGGCCATGCTCGACCGGATCGTCGAGGAGCGATGGCTCACCGCCGCCGGCGTGATCGGCCTGTTCCCGGCGAACTCGGTCGACTTCGACAGCGTCGAGGTCTACCGCGACGAGAAGCGGGGCGAGGTGCTCGCGACGCTGCACATGCTGCGCCAGCAGACCGAGCACCGCGAGGGCGTGCCGCACCGCTCGCTCGCCGACTTCGTGGCCCCCGCCGCGACCGGGATCAAGGACTACGTCGGCGCGTTCGCCGTCACCGCCGGCCTCGGCAGCGGCGAGAAGATCACGGAGTTCAAGGAGTCGTTGGACGACTACAGCGCGATCCTGCTCGAATCCCTCGCCGACCGGCTCGCCGAGGCGTTCGCCGAGCGCATGCACGAGCGCGTCCGGCACGAGTTCTGGGGTTACGCGCCGGACGAGAAGCTCGACAGCGAGGAGCTGATCCGCGAGAGGTACCAGGGCATCCGGCCGGCTCCGGGCTACCCGGCGTGCCCCGAGCACACCGAGAAGCGCACCCTCTGGCAGCTGCTCGACGTGGAGGCCAACACCGGCATCCAGCTCACCGACAGCATGGCGATGTGGCCGGGGGCGTCGGTCAGCGGCTGGTACTTCTCGCACCCGCAGTCGCAGTACTTCGTGCTGGGGCGTATCGGTCGCGACCAGGTCGAGGACTACGCGAAGCGCAAGGGCTGGACCGTGGCCGAGGCCGAACGCTGGCTCTCGCCCAACCTCGGTTATCGCACCGACGACGAGTGA